In one Methanomicrobia archaeon genomic region, the following are encoded:
- a CDS encoding glycosyltransferase family 1 protein: MKIATIVLGDIDALTGGYLYMRKAVEYLRAHGVETEVVRIPALPVPYLLHLCSTIALCFRFPWRRYAVVLEDEMAHPALCLFNHWLTVTTQTKIVVIVHMLWWKAARNSLKARYVRFIETHVLKTADRVIANSHHTKAELETMGIPGASITVIHPGCDLPLSGTRAPDPREARDRTTLQLLTVANITPLKGLDTLIEALARLNDPALTLDIIGDEHREPRYSQRLKARVTRYGLENRVRFHGQQPPDKLASYYADADIFVLPSLCEAFGIVVAEAMAFGLPIVATRCGGIPELVTDGENGFLVPPNDSASLADAIQKLAADPTLRDHCGRRSYEKTRNLNTWDECGKQIFTVLAAIRGERRG, encoded by the coding sequence ATGAAAATAGCGACGATCGTCCTCGGGGACATTGACGCCTTGACCGGTGGCTATCTGTACATGCGCAAAGCGGTTGAGTATCTCCGGGCTCACGGTGTAGAGACCGAGGTGGTCCGTATTCCCGCGCTCCCCGTCCCCTATCTGCTACACCTGTGCTCCACTATTGCGCTCTGCTTCCGATTCCCGTGGCGACGGTATGCTGTCGTGCTGGAGGACGAGATGGCGCATCCCGCGCTCTGCCTCTTCAATCACTGGCTCACAGTCACAACGCAGACAAAGATAGTCGTCATCGTGCATATGCTCTGGTGGAAGGCTGCCAGGAACAGCCTGAAAGCACGTTACGTCAGATTCATCGAGACACACGTACTCAAAACCGCCGATCGCGTTATTGCTAACAGCCATCATACTAAAGCAGAACTCGAAACCATGGGGATCCCTGGTGCCTCAATCACGGTAATCCATCCCGGCTGTGATCTCCCCCTCTCCGGTACCAGGGCGCCAGACCCGCGTGAGGCGCGCGATCGCACCACCCTGCAACTCCTGACCGTCGCGAACATCACGCCGCTGAAAGGCCTGGATACACTCATCGAAGCGCTTGCGCGCCTGAACGACCCGGCTCTTACCCTGGATATCATCGGCGACGAGCACCGCGAGCCACGCTATTCGCAGAGACTTAAGGCGCGCGTGACTCGTTATGGACTCGAGAACCGTGTACGCTTCCACGGGCAGCAGCCGCCCGATAAGCTCGCTAGCTATTACGCGGACGCGGACATCTTCGTGCTGCCCTCTCTCTGCGAAGCGTTTGGAATCGTGGTTGCCGAGGCGATGGCATTTGGACTGCCGATCGTTGCCACACGCTGTGGCGGCATACCCGAACTCGTCACCGACGGTGAGAACGGCTTCCTTGTCCCGCCAAACGATAGTGCATCGCTCGCCGATGCCATCCAGAAACTCGCGGCCGATCCCACACTCCGCGATCACTGTGGCCGCAGAAGTTACGAAAAAACGCGGAACCTGAACACCTGGGACGAATGCGGTAAGCAGATCTTCACCGTGCTAGCAGCGATACGTGGAGAACGCCGTGGGTGA
- a CDS encoding zinc-binding alcohol dehydrogenase, with amino-acid sequence MPRRTSLWFLDRKKIGFREDEVAITGEDELLVETLYSGISHGTERLIYRGEVAEGLQLDAALTHFEGAFPFPVKYGYSNVGTIKETGTGVTQFHNGDRVFAFVPHETAYVIRESEAIPLPGGVEPLYGVFIPSLETAVNAVLDSAIKLGETVVVFGQGVVGLFITQLMRRAGAGTIVTVDALASRRRLSLEFGADYALEPATADLARTVQEQTNGVGADLIVEASGSPRALDAALPLAAFQAQILVVSWYGTKRVTLNLGEEFHRKRLSLKSSQVSFVDPALSPRWNKQRRMALVLGLLGELNQQVLRNATRMVAFEEAASAYAVIDAHPEEALQVVLSYV; translated from the coding sequence ATGCCACGACGCACAAGTCTCTGGTTCCTTGATCGGAAGAAGATCGGCTTCAGAGAGGATGAAGTTGCGATCACGGGTGAGGATGAACTGCTGGTCGAGACGCTTTATTCAGGCATCAGCCACGGCACAGAGCGCTTGATCTATCGCGGCGAGGTGGCTGAGGGTCTTCAGCTCGACGCAGCGTTGACGCACTTTGAGGGAGCGTTTCCCTTCCCCGTGAAATACGGGTATTCGAACGTGGGGACGATCAAGGAAACCGGCACCGGAGTCACGCAGTTTCACAACGGTGATCGCGTTTTTGCGTTCGTGCCGCATGAGACCGCATACGTGATCCGCGAGTCGGAGGCGATACCACTGCCTGGCGGCGTGGAACCACTGTACGGGGTCTTCATCCCGAGCCTGGAGACTGCGGTGAACGCTGTCCTTGATTCCGCTATCAAATTGGGCGAGACCGTTGTGGTCTTCGGTCAGGGCGTCGTTGGTCTCTTCATCACGCAACTGATGCGTCGGGCGGGAGCGGGCACCATTGTCACGGTGGACGCACTGGCGTCAAGGCGGCGGTTATCTCTGGAGTTCGGGGCGGACTATGCACTCGAGCCAGCCACGGCGGATTTAGCGCGGACAGTTCAGGAGCAGACGAACGGCGTGGGTGCCGACCTGATCGTCGAGGCGAGCGGCTCACCGCGGGCGCTGGATGCCGCACTACCTTTAGCGGCTTTTCAGGCGCAGATCCTCGTCGTCTCCTGGTATGGGACAAAGCGTGTTACGCTCAATCTGGGCGAGGAGTTTCACCGTAAACGGCTATCCCTAAAGAGCTCTCAGGTCTCCTTCGTTGACCCGGCCCTGAGCCCACGCTGGAACAAGCAGCGGCGGATGGCACTCGTGCTCGGGCTCTTGGGTGAATTGAACCAGCAGGTATTGCGGAATGCGACGCGAATGGTAGCGTTCGAGGAGGCCGCGTCAGCGTATGCGGTAATCGATGCGCATCCAGAGGAGGCGCTGCAGGTGGTGCTGAGCTATGTATGA
- a CDS encoding 6-carboxytetrahydropterin synthase — MYEIGLEAEFEARHYLVGDFGPETHLHKHHYRIRVMVAGEDLGADGTLYDIAKLPEWLRAILSALDDQTLNEVPGLQGMNPTVEHLSRYLHERFTEKLRADRGADRITDVKITVWESPTAFSTYRC; from the coding sequence ATGTATGAGATCGGGCTAGAGGCGGAGTTTGAGGCACGGCATTACTTAGTTGGCGATTTCGGGCCGGAAACGCACCTGCACAAACACCACTATCGCATACGGGTAATGGTAGCGGGCGAGGATTTGGGTGCTGATGGAACGCTCTATGACATTGCCAAACTCCCGGAGTGGCTGCGTGCGATCCTGTCAGCGCTCGACGATCAGACGCTGAACGAGGTTCCGGGATTGCAGGGTATGAACCCAACGGTGGAGCATCTCAGCCGGTACCTGCATGAGCGCTTCACCGAAAAGCTCAGAGCAGATCGCGGAGCGGATCGAATTACTGATGTAAAGATCACGGTCTGGGAATCACCCACGGCGTTCTCCACGTATCGCTGCTAG